The following is a genomic window from Variovorax paradoxus.
CCGGGTGATCGGCCCAAGCAATCGGTGGAGGCGCATTGGGTGGCCAGCTGGGCTGTGGCGCCAGTGGATTTTCGTGAGCTGAGCGCCAATCCGCTGGCGAAGTCTGCGGCCCCGAGGCCCGGCGGCGATCTGTTCCGCGGGCAGACGCTGCGCCAGCAGTTCGAGACTGCGCTGAGCGGCGAGCGCATTCGCATCCGCTTTTCAAACAGGTTCGGCAAGACACCGCTGCGCATTGCGGCCGCAAGCGTGGGGCACAGCACCGGCGCGGGCGCGATTTCTCCGGCAACGCTGCGCATGCTGCGCTTTGGCGGCCGGGACAACGTGGTCGTTGCACCGGGCGCTGACGTATGGAGCGACGGCGCCGACCTGAAAGTCGAGGCCGGGCAGGCGGTGGCGGTGAGTGCCTTCTTCGATCGCCCCGTGCCCTATGCCACCGTTCACACGCAGGTGTCCGACACGAGCTGGGTCATCGGCGGCAACGCTGTTGGCACGCCCAAGCTGCAGGGCGCCACGCCGCTGCCGCTCAACCACATCGTCACCGGCCTCGACGTGCTGACCACGCAACCGATTCGCGTGGTGGTCGCGTTCGGAGATTCCATTACCGCCGGCGGCGGCGAGGCGGGCGAGGGCGCCTATCCCGATATTCTTGCTACCCGCTTGCGCAACAGCCCCGCGGCGGCGCAGCCCTTGTCGGTGATCAACACGGGCATTGGCGGCAACCGCCTGTTGACCGACGGCATTGGTCCCAGCGGCCTTTCACGTTTTGCGCGGGATGCGCTGGGGCAGACCGGCGTCACGCATGTCGTCGTGCTGCTGGGCACCAACGACATCGGCCGCAGCGTGCTGGTCGGCATGGCGCGGCTGCCCACGCCCGAGCACGAGGTGCCGACCGCGGAGCGCATCACCGAAGGCCTTCAGCAGTTGATAAAGCAGGCCCGTGCAAAAGGCGTGAAGGTTCTGATCGGCACCGTGCCTCCGTTCAAGAACACACCCTATTGGACCGAAGCTTCCGAGGCGATGCGCGGCGAGGTCAATCGCTGGATCCGCAGCCGCCAGGACGTCGACGCGGTGATCGATTTCGACGCCGTGCTGCGCAACCCGGCCGATCCCCTGGCACTGAACCCGCTGTACGACAACGGCGACCACCTGCACCCCAACAAGGCAGGCCATGCCGCCATGGCCGCTGCCGTGGATCTTCGCGAGTTGCAAGAGTAAGCGCTAACAAAAGCACTACTTCTTGCGATACACGTTTACACAAACTCCGGTGTAGGGCTTACAGGCGGTTCACATGGCCGCGGCAGCATGAAGGCTCCAACAACTCATGAGGGCCAACCCATGAAAAAACTCGCAATTACCCTTTCGATCGGCGCCGCTTCGCTGCTCTCCGCGGGAGGCGCGCTGATGGTGCCGACAGCAGCCCATGCGCAGCCTGGTGTATACGTCGAGGTGCCGCCTCCGCCGCCGCGCTCGGAGCGCGTGCCGCCGCCGCGCCGTGGCTATGTGTGGGCCCCGGGGCACTACGAATGGCGAGGTGGACGCCATGTGTGGGTCCGCGGCTCGTACGTGCGTGCGCGGCCGGGCTATGCCTACCGTCCGCCGGAATGGCGTGAACGCGATGGCCGCTGGGAATACCGCCGCGGCCAGTGGGACCGTGACGGCGACGGCGTGCCGAACCGCCATGACCGTCGTCCGAACAATCCCAATCGCAGTTGATTGAGGTAGGCGCGGCGGCGGGCCGCGTGGGCCGGCGCTCCTAGCGCAGGCTTACCAGTTCGAGGGCTTCGTTGACCTGGAACGCCCCGCCGCCCGCGCCGCCGCGTGTCTTCGCCTCGAAACGGATGACGCGTCCGAGTTCCCGGGAAAACCACACCTCGGCCTGGTAGCGGCCATACTGATTGCCTACCACCGCCCCCGCATTCGCGAAGCGCTGCGTGTATCCGCGGTACTCGATTCGCACCACCTTGTATTCTTGCCCGCCCGCCGTGAGGGTGGTGTCTTCCATTACTGCGGCCGACAGATCCATGTTGATGCGCGTCCCGCTCCGCGTGGAGTCGTAGCGCGTTCTCCATGCGGCTTCTTCCGTAAGGTTCTCCTTGGCCCATCCGCCCGGCGGCATGGCCGTGTCGAACTCGCCGGCGATGGCAGTGGTCAAGCCAACCACTTCGCCGCCCGGCTTCTCGACCCATCCGCCGTTGTTGAAGCTGATGCGGTCGTCTGTCGGGGGATCGGCCCGGTAGACCACCTTTCGGTAGACATTGGTGAGGCGGTCGTGCAACTGGTATTCGACGACGGTGGGGCGAACCTGATTCGAACCCCCGCCCGTTGAACCCGCTGCAGAAATCGTTGCGGGCTGCGTGCCCAGGCGCTCGATGGCCAGTTGCCCGCGCGTGGGCAGTTCCGCAATCCAGGTTGCCGGCATCGCGAGGTTCGCCGAAGCCGAGCCGGCACGCCCCGCGCCCGCCAGGCCCACCAGCCGGCCTTGCGCATCGAAGATCCCGGCTCCGGCCAGGCCTGCCTCCGGTGCCGCAGCGAGCTGCAGGGCTTCGATTTGGCCGGCGTCGTTGCGCCGCACGCCGGCGAGCATGCCGATGCCGAGCGTCAGTTCCTTGCCTCGCGGCGATCCGACGATGTAGAGCGGCATCCCGACCTGCAGCGAACTTGCGGGTGCGGTAACGAGCGGCGGTGCCGCGAAGTTCGCGATCCGCAGCTGGCACATGTCGCGTGCGACGTCCGGAAACACCAGCGTTGCGCCATAGCTCACGTTGTCTCGTTTCAGCGCCACCGTGCTGGCCTTGGCAAGCAGCTGGCAGCTCGTGACGGCGGTGCCCGGGCCGGTGGCGACCGCGCTGCCGGAGGCGAGCACCCTGCCTTGTGCATCGATGGCTTGCACCACCCATACGTTCGGCGACACCCGGGTGAAGAGCGCATCGGGTGCAAGAGCGGAGCTTCGCGCATCTTGCGCGGATGCGGCGGTGGCGGTCAGCGCGGTTGCAAGGGCCAGCGTGAAAGGCAGGAGCAGGTGTTTCATCGGTTGGCCTGCAAGAGCAGCCGCAGATCGTTGATCGAGGTCTTGGCAAAAGGCGTGGCGTCAGACGCGGCGGGCACCGCGGACGTGGGCGCCGGAGCCGGCGGCTGCGCAGCTGCGGCAGCCGGGCCTTGCGCATCGGGTGCGACTGGTACAGGCACGAGCGACGGTCTTGCAACCGGCGTTGCCGTGGCCACCGCGGAGGCCGCCGCAGTTGCCGGCGGGGCATTCGCCATCGAAGCCCCTTGGGCCGCCTTGGCCGCAAGCGGCAACTTTCCGCCATAAGCCAGCGACGGCAGCGCCTTGCGGCCTTCCGGTTCCGCCACGCGTTCGAACGCCGGACGGCCGACCAGCAGGCCCATGCTGATGCTCATCTCGATGTAGGCCGTCTGCCGGGGACGCAGCGCGATGTCGATGCTGCCTTCTGCCTCGGTGCGGGCCGTGGCCCGGTACGAACCAGCGGGCCGATCGACGAAGAAGAAGCTGCTGGGCTGCGACTTGCCGACGATCTGCCCGTTGAGCAAGACCTCCGGCTGGATCGCCGCGCCGAGGATCGAGTTGCGGTAGAAATAGATTCGCCCCTCGTTCTCGCCCAGCGAGGGGAGGCTTTGCTCCATTTCCGAATGCCGCGGTCCGGAGGCGGAACACCCGAACAGGCCGGCCGCCAGTACGGCCAGCAGAAAACCACCGATCCAACGTCGCATTGCGCCTTCTCCTCGTTTTGGCGCTGGATGCTACACCCGCTTACACGCGTGGCGTTGGGAGCCGGCGGCACCGGCCGATGTCAATCAGCGAAAAACGACGGTGCGGTGCCCGTTCAGCAGCACGCGGTGTTCGCTGTGCCATTTCACCGCACGGGCGAGCACCTGGCTTTCGGTGTCGCGGCCGCGGGCCGTGAGGTCTTCGACGGTGTCGGTGTGGTCGGCGCGCGCCACGTCCTGCTCGATGATCGGGCCTTCGTCGAGGTCTGCCGTCACGTAGTGGGCGGTGGCGCCGATCAGCTTCACGCCGCGGTCGTGCGCCTGGTAGTAGGGCTTGGCACCCTTGAAACTCGGCAGGAACGAATGGTGGATGTTGATCGCGCGTCCGGCCAGGCTGGTGCACAGGTCGTTGCTCAGGATTTGCATGTAGCGCGCGAGAACCACCAGTTCGGCGCCCTCCGCCTCGATGATTTCCAACTGCTTTGCTTCGCCCTGCGCCTTGGTGGCGGCCGTCACGGGAATGTGATGGAACGGCACGTTGTAGCTGGCGGCCAGTTGGTAGAAGTCGCGGTGGTTCGAGATGATGGCGCGCACGTCGATGGCGAGCAGCCCGCTTTTCCAGCGGAACAGCAGGTCGTTCAGGCAGTGGCCTTCCTTGCTGACCAGGATCACGGTCTTCATTGGCTGGGCTGCGGCGTGCAGCTGCAGGTTCATGCCAAAGCCGGCGCCAAAGGTGGCGAGCTGTTCGCGCAGCGCCGCCTCGGTGTGGTCGCTGCAGGCAAAGCGCACGCGCATGAAGAACAGGCCCGTGCCGTGGTCGTTGTACTGGGCGGCTTCCTCGATGTTGCCGCCGCGCTCGAGCAGAAAGCCCGAAACGGCATGCACGATGCCCACGCGGTCAGGGCAGGAAAGGGTCAGGATGTATGCACTCATGAGGCCCGATTGTCGCAGTGCGCGCCGCGGCCCGGCGCCGGCCGCGTTCAAAGCCCCAGGGCGCTGCGCAGTGCGCTGCGGCTCGTGACGCCGAGCTTCGAATAGGTTTCACGCAAGTGCACGCGCACGGTGGCGGGCGACACGGACAGGCGGGTGGCAATGTCCTTGCCCGAATAGCCGGCGCAGTAGAGGCGGCTTATTTCGGTTTGCCGCGGCGTGAGCATCGCGCCGGTGCCTGGCGCATTGCGGCGCAGCGCCACGCGCAGCCCGCCATGTGCGGGTGTGACTTCGCACTGCCATCCGGCCGCATGCAGCTTGCGGATTGCGCCGCGCTCACCCTCCAGCCATGACTTGGGCAGGCGCGGTTCCGACACCTTCGCGATTGCGGCGAGCCGCGGCCACGCGCGGCAGAAGTCGCCGTTGGGAAAGAGGATCCAGCCTTCGTTGTCGGTCACGGCCAGCGGCTGGTCTCCGCTGCCGGTGTCTTCGAGGCCCTGGTGCGCACCGGCGTAGAGGCGGTTGATGAGCAGGGCCTCGCCGATGCCGGGCGCAAGCGCAGTGAGCGCGTCGACCTCGGCTGTGCCGTAGCGCGGCGATGCGGGCCCGCGGTTCAGGTAGCAATGCGCGAAGGTCTCGCTGCCTTCGAACGGAATGGACACGCCCAGCTGATGGTGAATGCCGTAGCGCGCCTGGAAGCTGCGCCATGACGGATGGCTCTGCTTCCAGCGGGGGTCGTCGTCGTTGACGCACACCGCCCGCAGGGGCTGTGCGTGCATGGCGGGGGTGGTGAAGTCGAGCTCGGCGCCGCCGATGGCATACCAGTCGGCGCTCATTCCAGACAGGTCGTAGCCGACGCCGACCGAGGCCACGAAGCTGCGCGGATGCCAGATGTTGATGGCGCCGTGGTCGGCGCCCATCAGCGCAACGAGCCGTTCGAGCAGTTTCTGCGGAAAGCGCTCGCAGGCGGTAGTGCGCGCAAGGCGCAGCAGGCCCAGCGCCGCGGAGTCCGGATCGGTGAGTGAGAACGTGGACTTGGGCGTCATCGAACAGCTTGCCGAATCGCGAGGCGGCGGAGGCTACCACAACCCATGGTAGGCGGCGGGGGCGGGCGCGAAGGACGATTCGGGCTTCGGACGGGCGGCATTCACACACACAAGACCGAGGAGAAGAAACCATGCGCTTTCGAGGCAGGCGCCGGCTGGGGGCCGGCATTGCATTGGCCTTTTGCGCGGCGGCGGCCGCACCGGCAGGCGCGCAGGTGCTCAACCCCAACACCTGCCCCGGCGGCACGCTCTACAGCAGCACCGACCCGGGCGCGTACTCGGGCTTCAGCGCGCATCGCGACATCGTGCAGCAGGACTGCCAGAGCAACATGGCGGGCGGATCGGGCGCGCAGGCCGGCATCGACCTGAGCAGCGCGAACACGGCTCTAGGGCGCGACAGCAGCGCAAGCGGCGGCCAGGCGACAGCACTCGGGCGCGGCAGCACTGCGGCGGGCGTTTCGGCCGCGGCAGTCGGCGCGAACAGCAACGCGACCGGCAACGGCGCCACCGCAATGGGCTCGAACAGCAGTGCGACTGCCAACTCGGCCACGGCCATAGGTTCGAACACCGTGGCCTCGAGCGGCTCGGCCACCGCGGTGGGCAATGTGGCCAACGCCACGGGCGAGGCGGCATCGGCAGTGGGCTATCGCGCGCTGGCATCTGGTGACGGATCTGCCGCATTCGGACGCGAAAGCGAGGCCAGCGGCGACAGCAGCACGGCGCTGGGCGACATGGCTACCGCCTCGGGACGCAGCGCAATGGCGCTCGGCCGCGAAGCCCGCGCTACGAGCGATTTCGCGCTGGCGTTTGGCGCCAGCGCAAGGGCGACCGACATGGGTGCCTTGGCCATCGGAACGGCAAGCTTCGCATCGGGTTTCAACAGCGTGGCAATGGGCACGGGCAGCAGCTCGAGCGGTGCGGGGTCGGTCGCCATCGGCGCTGGCAGCACGGACGGCGGGCGCGAGAACGTCGTTTCGTTCGGCAGCACGACGGACCGCCGCAGCCTGATCAACATCGACGGCATCAGCGCGGCGGGCCACGTCGACGCCGGCGGTCTTTCCGTGAACGGCAATGCTTCGGTGGCGGGGCGGCTGACCTCCGGCAGCATCGACAACCTGGGCGGCGGTATTACCAACGCTGGGCGCATCAGCGGCGTTACCGCCGGCGCCGTAACAGCGACCTCGACCGATGCGGTCAACGGAAGCCAGCTCTATGCAGTAAGGAGCACGGCCGAGCAGGCACTGAACCTGGCAAGCCAGCAGGGCACGCAGGTGCAGCAGATCACGACGCAGGTGACCCAGAACACGCAGCAGATCACTCAGCACACCGAACAGATCGCAGAGCACACCCAGCAGATCACGCAGAACACACAGCAGATCGAGCAGCAGGCGGTGCAGATACAGGCCATGGTCAATGGCCAGTTGGGTGTCTGCACCGTCAATGGCGGCGCCCTGCAATGCTCGGTGCAGGGCCAGGCGGCTGCACGTGCGGAGGGCGCGGGTGCGGCGGCGGTCGGCAATGGCTCGCAGGCCACCGGCAACGGTGCGCTTGCCGTAGGCCGCAACGCTAAGGCGCTTGCGGCCGGGGCCATGGCGCTGGGCGACGGCAGCACGGCCAGCGCGAGCAATGCGGTGGCGCTGGGCCAGGGATCGGTGGCCGACCGGCCCGACAGCGTGAGCGTGGGCAACGCGGCCACGGGCTACCAGCGGCAGATCACCAACGTGGCACCCGGCGTGGCGGCCAGCGATGCGGTCAACCTTGCGCAGATGGAGCGCGCGGTGGCCGTGTCTTACGGCCAGGCGCGCGACTTTGCCGCGCGCGGCGTGGCGCAGGCCATGGCGATGCCGTCGATCCCGATGCTCGCGCCCGGACGCAAATGGCTGGGCGCGGCGGTGGGGCACTACGCAGGGCAGTCGGCACTGGGCGTGGCCTTTGCCTATCAGCTCGACGAGCGCTGGAGCGTGGGCGCGGGCCTGAGCGCAGCGGCGGGCAACAGCGCGCAGCTCGGCGGCAGGCTGCAGGCGGGCTACCAATGGTGATCGGGGGCTGAGCGCCGGCA
Proteins encoded in this region:
- a CDS encoding LuxR C-terminal-related transcriptional regulator is translated as MTPKSTFSLTDPDSAALGLLRLARTTACERFPQKLLERLVALMGADHGAINIWHPRSFVASVGVGYDLSGMSADWYAIGGAELDFTTPAMHAQPLRAVCVNDDDPRWKQSHPSWRSFQARYGIHHQLGVSIPFEGSETFAHCYLNRGPASPRYGTAEVDALTALAPGIGEALLINRLYAGAHQGLEDTGSGDQPLAVTDNEGWILFPNGDFCRAWPRLAAIAKVSEPRLPKSWLEGERGAIRKLHAAGWQCEVTPAHGGLRVALRRNAPGTGAMLTPRQTEISRLYCAGYSGKDIATRLSVSPATVRVHLRETYSKLGVTSRSALRSALGL
- a CDS encoding S1 family peptidase, whose amino-acid sequence is MKHLLLPFTLALATALTATAASAQDARSSALAPDALFTRVSPNVWVVQAIDAQGRVLASGSAVATGPGTAVTSCQLLAKASTVALKRDNVSYGATLVFPDVARDMCQLRIANFAAPPLVTAPASSLQVGMPLYIVGSPRGKELTLGIGMLAGVRRNDAGQIEALQLAAAPEAGLAGAGIFDAQGRLVGLAGAGRAGSASANLAMPATWIAELPTRGQLAIERLGTQPATISAAGSTGGGSNQVRPTVVEYQLHDRLTNVYRKVVYRADPPTDDRISFNNGGWVEKPGGEVVGLTTAIAGEFDTAMPPGGWAKENLTEEAAWRTRYDSTRSGTRINMDLSAAVMEDTTLTAGGQEYKVVRIEYRGYTQRFANAGAVVGNQYGRYQAEVWFSRELGRVIRFEAKTRGGAGGGAFQVNEALELVSLR
- a CDS encoding DUF2846 domain-containing protein; this translates as MRRWIGGFLLAVLAAGLFGCSASGPRHSEMEQSLPSLGENEGRIYFYRNSILGAAIQPEVLLNGQIVGKSQPSSFFFVDRPAGSYRATARTEAEGSIDIALRPRQTAYIEMSISMGLLVGRPAFERVAEPEGRKALPSLAYGGKLPLAAKAAQGASMANAPPATAAASAVATATPVARPSLVPVPVAPDAQGPAAAAAQPPAPAPTSAVPAASDATPFAKTSINDLRLLLQANR
- the purU gene encoding formyltetrahydrofolate deformylase, with the translated sequence MSAYILTLSCPDRVGIVHAVSGFLLERGGNIEEAAQYNDHGTGLFFMRVRFACSDHTEAALREQLATFGAGFGMNLQLHAAAQPMKTVILVSKEGHCLNDLLFRWKSGLLAIDVRAIISNHRDFYQLAASYNVPFHHIPVTAATKAQGEAKQLEIIEAEGAELVVLARYMQILSNDLCTSLAGRAINIHHSFLPSFKGAKPYYQAHDRGVKLIGATAHYVTADLDEGPIIEQDVARADHTDTVEDLTARGRDTESQVLARAVKWHSEHRVLLNGHRTVVFR
- a CDS encoding YadA-like family protein — encoded protein: MRFRGRRRLGAGIALAFCAAAAAPAGAQVLNPNTCPGGTLYSSTDPGAYSGFSAHRDIVQQDCQSNMAGGSGAQAGIDLSSANTALGRDSSASGGQATALGRGSTAAGVSAAAVGANSNATGNGATAMGSNSSATANSATAIGSNTVASSGSATAVGNVANATGEAASAVGYRALASGDGSAAFGRESEASGDSSTALGDMATASGRSAMALGREARATSDFALAFGASARATDMGALAIGTASFASGFNSVAMGTGSSSSGAGSVAIGAGSTDGGRENVVSFGSTTDRRSLINIDGISAAGHVDAGGLSVNGNASVAGRLTSGSIDNLGGGITNAGRISGVTAGAVTATSTDAVNGSQLYAVRSTAEQALNLASQQGTQVQQITTQVTQNTQQITQHTEQIAEHTQQITQNTQQIEQQAVQIQAMVNGQLGVCTVNGGALQCSVQGQAAARAEGAGAAAVGNGSQATGNGALAVGRNAKALAAGAMALGDGSTASASNAVALGQGSVADRPDSVSVGNAATGYQRQITNVAPGVAASDAVNLAQMERAVAVSYGQARDFAARGVAQAMAMPSIPMLAPGRKWLGAAVGHYAGQSALGVAFAYQLDERWSVGAGLSAAAGNSAQLGGRLQAGYQW
- a CDS encoding GDSL-type esterase/lipase family protein — translated: MAVVAVLLLAGAVAVQAVQPGDRPKQSVEAHWVASWAVAPVDFRELSANPLAKSAAPRPGGDLFRGQTLRQQFETALSGERIRIRFSNRFGKTPLRIAAASVGHSTGAGAISPATLRMLRFGGRDNVVVAPGADVWSDGADLKVEAGQAVAVSAFFDRPVPYATVHTQVSDTSWVIGGNAVGTPKLQGATPLPLNHIVTGLDVLTTQPIRVVVAFGDSITAGGGEAGEGAYPDILATRLRNSPAAAQPLSVINTGIGGNRLLTDGIGPSGLSRFARDALGQTGVTHVVVLLGTNDIGRSVLVGMARLPTPEHEVPTAERITEGLQQLIKQARAKGVKVLIGTVPPFKNTPYWTEASEAMRGEVNRWIRSRQDVDAVIDFDAVLRNPADPLALNPLYDNGDHLHPNKAGHAAMAAAVDLRELQE